In one window of Clupea harengus chromosome 4, Ch_v2.0.2, whole genome shotgun sequence DNA:
- the perm1 gene encoding PGC-1 and ERR-induced regulator in muscle protein 1 gives MDDIEYSVHISEKDWDSFFQECEECDLLPPVLAGPDDSGTSDVDDLSCHLSHRAPRPGRDIVRPDPDPIDGPPDFEGSPVEMYLNRYGLRSPDYVLSGSEDDVHLESVNLFFERLRSVTTAEQSHRNHPTAKGNVKRTQENLCGNGINIDDEYPPISHLPKGPLRGKKDQDALGSDDVRPKSKTDSGHFVKYTGIQSKTAADWYTRSMELAISEEWPMNPQKSHVWKEYNRRDTSHNNFAMEMKVQPARLGSFDTGAALSSDLATCRNGTEMVRRNDDTCSQPVLRKNSEQREPLPGQGQSPASTMRRKKRRKKRMCMEPVDLEHGYECQIQGKLSESDEDRHERRAEKDREARLSGDFGTVKIADKGSDHKRLSLQHVIDSFSDHLPGQANSRTWRESVTGPRELSAAGNQDDDIDLPKAPPGACHSQTLKKMEPRRRSTDMANGMCYEKPLSPVQLLVENSCKFPETPMSANVIEQIKSPTLTNSVSKRDESEGEGDKVTGNLQQISTQLLEAEKSNQVPVPHACVDAVGSGPENGLKIAHRPPETQRKTDLPLSLNGALEAEGRQSHSPAPLAQIRSPPDSGRTLPLDYSAPIAKPQNGIRPKHTKKIDDSEQLQESISDFDLKMNEKLKQVGPTCDKENSFDVSKTSTEATTAGNGHSIRNANTLKSVQPEKISQKPTNKDSPAISDTVSQAMPLDVRGVQAQTTLVDNNNKPCALPAHLNVPTTAECPPGLGNTTSDKQMQMKEESAERPDQRPDNTRSKQIITYPAATDPKDPAPSNDSPSKETSTEGDDMPQTYREKQSETSYQQSTKTDLTVRSDVKSLCDLSKASATDRNVVVYSSSNAFNNTGSDTHNDMSIATKPATECNYSGNNEIQRSPATTNAVVKEPCKAVSVQSTLNREVSRPDTDKDPSICSAPFPEEESEVAILEKKDVDVVTHEPPPVFAMSSFWSEMEKMTIDDILRLRLVSQGQHPSILPSPDDGNYAEASNARDSGYFTHVDDSRPDRSSGDMSTMSDFDEEPSLLQTEEVPTQEGDEASANSADVLWVSDPDSVLASAETDDVVVLSTETCIPQSRFAEQQYFRKMYKNISVQNLRALENQPLKEILRNASVQSLMSLDDDSPDPFYHINTSAHFSDDESVDGHGFSFSEMIEYLFCNDDAGSSDSDAETLISSHIEGTSVSETYDQFFSEFEAVNLFIPKSEGSAGSDSGDMLPIFSCSRSANRSHQFPELYDNFFPDSPTQSDEDEEPEHSPPIRVVSRYHKEAALHSSTETSASDSKSTFFWTNPLSLRKVRRTGLALPSNQPTSWSLETGRRTIQPINVMGSFPDPLLCDLESRIFRKLAEQQMLGLETAVADPRIDAPLVPFRQSDMCLVCIAFASWVLKSASPQGADTWKAVLLANISALSAIRYLRRYVRDDASGAKPLRQIQS, from the exons ATGGATGACATTGAGTACAGCGTCCACATCTCAGAGAAGGACTGGGACTCTTTCTTCCAGGAGTGTGAAGAGTGTGATCTCCTTCCTCCAGTGCTGGCTGGACCGGATGACTCCGGAACGAGCGACGTTGACGACTTGAGCTGCCATCTCTCACACAGGGCGCCAAGACCGGGCAGAGACATAGTTCGGCCGGACCCGGATCCAATTGATGGACCCCCGGACTTTGAGGGGTCACCGGTGGAGATGTACCTGAACAGGTATGGCCTGCGCAGTCCAGACTACGTGCTGTCAGGCAGTGAGGACGATGTGCACCTTGAGTCAGTCAATCTGTTTTTCGAGCGGCTGAGGAGTGTGACTACTGCAGAGCAGTCTCATAGAAACCATCCCACTGCTAAAGGAAATGTGAAGAGAACCCAGGAAAATCTGTGCGGTAACGGGATAAACATCGATGATGAATATCCACCAATCAGTCACCTGCCAAAGGGTCCTCTCAGAGGGAAAAAGGATCAAGACGCCTTAGGTTCAGATGATGTCAGGCCAAAGAGTAAGACAGACTCTGGACATTTCGTCAAGTACACAGGTATTCAGTCCAAGACTGCAGCAGATTGGTATACCCGTAGCATGGAATTAGCAATCAGTGAGGAGTGGCCCATGAATCCACAGAAATCACACGTATGGAAAGAATACAACAGAAGAGATACATCCCATAATAACTTTGCCATGGAGATGAAGGTGCAGCCTGCCCGGCTGGGGTCATTTGACACTGGGGCAGCGCTGAGCTCAGACTTGGCCACCTGCAGGAATGGCACAGAGATGGTGCGGCGGAATGATGATACGTGCAGCCAGCCTGTGCTTAGGAAGAATTCAGAGCAGAGAGAACCATTGCCAGGCCAGGGGCAGTCTCCTGCTTCAACCATGCgcaggaagaagagaaggaagaagaggatgTGCATGGAACCTGTGGATCTAGAGCACGGCTACGAGTGTCAGATCCAGGGCAAACTTAGTGAATCAGACGAGGACAGACATGAAcgcagagcagagaaggacagggagGCACGTCTGTCCGGGGATTTTGGCACAGTTAAAATAGCCGACAAAGGCAGCGATCATAAGCGGCTGTCACTCCAGCACGTGATTGATAGCTTCTCAGATCACTTGCCAGGACAGGCAAACTCACGCACATGGAGGGAAAGCGTTACAGGGCCAAGAGAGTTATCTGCAGCTGGAAACCAAGATGACGATATTGACTTACCTAAAGCGCCACCGGGGGCCTGTCATTCTCAAACTTTGAAGAAGATGGAACCAAGACGCAGAAGCACGGACATGGCCAATGGAATGTGCTACGAGAAGCCATTATCACCAGTACAGTTACTTGTGGAAAACAGCTGTAAATTTCCTGAGACACCTATGTCAGCAAATGTCATAGAGCAGATAAAGTCCCCAACGCTCACTAACAGTGTGTCGAAACGAGACGAGAGTGAGGGTGAAGGTGATAAAGTGACAGGTAATTTGCAACAAATCAGCACTCAGTTGTTGGAAGCAGAAAAATCTAACCAGGTGCCAGTCCCTCATGCATGTGTTGATGCTGTAGGATCAGGTCCTGAGAATGGACTGAAGATTGCACATAGGCCTCCAGAGACTCAGAGGAAGACAGATCTACCGCTCTCTCTAAATGGAGCGTTGGAAGCCGAAGGAAGGCAAAGTCATTCACCAGCACCACTGGCACAGATCAGATCACCCCCAGACTCAGGAAGAACTCTCCCACTGGATTATTCAGCACCGATAGCCAAACCACAAAATGGCATCCGACCCAAACATACTAAGAAAATTGATGATTCTGAACAATTACAAGAATCAATTTCAGATTTTGACTTGAAGATGAATGAAAAATTGAAACAAGTGGGCCCTACATGTGATAAGGAGAATTCATTTGATGTTTCTAAAACATCCACGGAGGCCACCACGGCCGGTAACGGTCATAGTATTAGAAATGCAAACACTTTGAAAAGCGTGCAACCTGAGAAAATCAGTCAGAAACCTACAAACAAAGACTCTCCCGCCATCAGTGACACTGTGTCACAGGCAATGCCATTGGACGTTCGAGGAGTGCAGGCTCAGACAACGTTAGTagataacaacaacaagccctgTGCACTGCCAGCACATTTAAATGTCCCAACAACTGCCGAATGTCCTCCAGGTCTGGGGAACACAACCAGTGACAAACAGATGCAAATGAAGGAGGAAAGTGCTGAGAGGCCAGATCAGAGGCCTGATAACACCCGGAGCAAACAGATCATTACATATCCTGCTGCAACAGACCCCAAAGATCCTGCTCCCAGCAATGACTCACCCTCCAAAGAGACAAGCACTGAAGGAGATGACATGCCTCAAACGTATAGAGAAAAGCAAAGCGAAACGTCTTACCAACAGTCAACAAAAACAGACTTAACGGTTAGGTCAGACGTCAAGTCATTATGTGATTTATCAAAGGCTAGTGCAACTGATAGAAATGTTGTGGTATATTCTTCCTCTAATGCATTTAACAACACGGGTAGTGACACCCACAATGACATGAGCATTGCGACCAAACCTGCTACAGAATGTAATTATTCTGGCAACAATGAGATCCAGAGGTCCCCAGCTACCACAAATGCTGTGGTGAAAGAGCCCTGCAAGGCTGTCTCAGTACAATCCACTCTTAATAGGGAAGTGTCCCGACCTGACACAGATAAAGACCCAAGTATTTGCTCCGCACCCTTTCCTGAAGAGGAAAGTGAGGTGGCCATTCTTGAGAAAAAGGATGTGGATGTTGTCACCCATGAGCCTCCCCCAGTGTTTGCCATGTCTTCCTTCTggagtgagatggagaagatGACCATCGACGACATCCTGCGCTTACGCTTGGTCAGCCAAGGCCAGCACCCAagcatcctcccctctcccgaCGACGGCAACTACGCCGAGGCCTCAAATGCCAGGGACTCGGGCTACTTCACACACGTGGATGACTCCAGGCCAGATCGCTCCAGCGGGGACATGTCCACCATGTCTGACTTCGACGAGGAGCCCTCACTACTCCAAACTGAAGAGGTTCCAACGCAAGAGGGGGATGAGGCATCGGCTAACTCCGCCGACGTCTTGTGGGTTAGCGACCCGGATTCTGTCCTCGCCAGTGCCGAGACCGACGACGTGGTGGTGCTCAGCACAGAGACGTGCATTCCTCAGTCTCGTTTCGCAGAGCAGCAGTACTTCAGGAAGATGTATAAGAACATCAGCGTGCAGAACCTCAGAGCCCTGGAGAATCAGCCTCTCAAAGAGATACTGAGGAATGCCTCCGTGCAGTCCCTGATGTCGCTGGATGATGACTCTCCAGACCCTTTCTACCACATAAACACGTCAGCGCATTTCTCTGATGACGAGTCAGTGGATGGCCATGGCTTCTCCTTCTCAGAGATGATAGAATATCTTTTTTGCAATGACGATGCCGGATCGTCAGATTCAGACGCAGAAACCCTGATCTCATCTCACATTGAGGGCACCTCCGTCTCTGAGACCTATGATCAGTTCTTCTCTGAGTTTGAGGCAGTCAACCTCTTCATCCCAAAGTCTGAGGGATCTGCAGGGTCAGACTCAGGTGACATGTTGCCCATTTTCTCCTGTTCTCGTTCAGCTAACCGGAGCCATCAGTTCCCCGAACTGTATGACAATTTCTTCCCTGACTCCCCTACACAGTCAGACGAGGACGAGGAGCCAGAGCACTCACCTCCGATCCGCGTGGTGTCCCGATACCACAAGGAAGCAGCTCTGCACAGCTCCACTGAAACCAGTGCCAGTGACTCCAAAAGCACCTTCTTCTGGACCAACCCCCTTTCTCTACGCAAGGTGCGGCGCACCGGCCTCGCATTACCCTCCAATCAGCCCACCTCCTGGTCACTGGAGACCGGCAGAAGGACGATCCAGCCGATCAACGTCATGGGCTCCTTCCCTGACCCTCTGTTGTGTGACCTGGAGAGCCGCATCTTCAGGAAGCTGGCCGAACAGCAGATGCTTGGGCTGGAAACAGCTGTCGCAGACCCCC GGATAGATGCCCCCCTGGTTCCCTTCAGGCAGTCAGACATGTGTCTGGTCTGCATTGCGTTTGCCTCTTGGGTCTTGAAGTCTGCCAGCCCCCAAGGTGCTGACACATGGAAAGCTG TTCTACTGGCCAACATCAGTGCTCTGTCTGCTATCCGATACTTGCGGAGATATGTCAGGGATGATGCCAGCGGAGCCAAACCATTGCGTCAGATCCAGTCCTGA